In the Lentisphaera araneosa HTCC2155 genome, one interval contains:
- a CDS encoding SMP-30/gluconolactonase/LRE family protein gives MSKSVELAFDEVSILGEGPCWSKIGFAWVDILGKKIWQEVDGELKSYEMEMMPSSLAYDESGNLVFTLNDGFYRFENGVLKNIKKLEDSQEGLRFNDGKVDDLGRYWAGTMDMKEVNPDGSLYAMDQGVIFKVLDGVTTSNGLCWDENTFYYVDSPTKQIKKYYYDADAMTLVGGDVLFEVKEQDVYPDGMCIDEEGHLWLALWNGYKVLRIHSQTGEVMDEIVLPCKKVTSCCFGGESKDELYITTASYEMTEDDWKNYPDSGKVFKCKPGVKGTHLNLYKN, from the coding sequence ATGTCAAAGAGTGTAGAACTTGCCTTCGATGAGGTGAGTATATTGGGCGAGGGGCCTTGCTGGTCAAAGATTGGTTTTGCTTGGGTCGATATCTTGGGGAAAAAGATTTGGCAAGAAGTGGACGGTGAACTGAAATCCTATGAAATGGAAATGATGCCCAGTTCATTGGCTTATGATGAGAGTGGTAATTTAGTTTTTACACTCAACGATGGTTTTTATCGCTTTGAGAACGGTGTGCTGAAAAACATAAAAAAACTAGAAGACTCTCAAGAAGGTTTACGCTTTAATGATGGCAAGGTAGATGATTTGGGTCGTTATTGGGCGGGAACGATGGATATGAAAGAGGTGAATCCAGATGGGAGTTTATATGCCATGGATCAAGGCGTGATTTTTAAAGTCTTGGATGGAGTTACGACCTCAAATGGCTTGTGTTGGGATGAGAACACTTTTTACTACGTGGACTCTCCGACCAAGCAGATTAAAAAATATTATTATGATGCTGATGCGATGACTTTAGTTGGCGGAGATGTTTTGTTTGAAGTTAAGGAGCAAGATGTTTATCCAGATGGGATGTGTATTGATGAGGAAGGACATCTTTGGTTAGCGCTTTGGAATGGCTATAAAGTTCTTCGGATTCATTCTCAAACAGGTGAAGTTATGGATGAAATAGTTCTTCCCTGTAAAAAGGTGACTTCTTGTTGCTTCGGTGGAGAAAGTAAGGACGAGCTTTACATCACAACGGCGAGTTATGAAATGACTGAAGATGACTGGAAGAATTACCCTGATTCAGGCAAAGTATTTAAATGTAAGCCCGGGGTTAAAGGGACACATTTAAACCTTTATAAAAACTGA
- a CDS encoding molybdopterin molybdotransferase MoeA — protein MISVQEAEKLIRQNSPNYYSESIPTIEAHGRILAEDILAERENPPFNRVAMDGIAINYAQWQNSRTSFEIKGTQAAGHPPLSLEDPSTCLEAMTGAVLPSGCDCVIPVERISVTNNVATLEDGLELQQWQNVHIQGSDHSQGFKLARTGQVLNAPEIAVAAAAGYGQVKVAKLAKVAVIATGDELVSAGVDIKPWQIRRSNTTSIVASLKSAGYDAKEYHLKDDLDALRDKLRDLLESNDMLILTGGVSMGKFDFVPQVLKELSVEQIFHKVTQRPGKPLWFGTSSNKSVFGLPGNPVSALINFQRYILPQLNRSQNALCPPQLKAELAEDFTFKKNMTRFLPVCVESNGPKLLARPQRTNGSGDFGSLSGSHGFIELEAEISDFKKGHVAIFYPW, from the coding sequence ATGATCAGCGTTCAAGAGGCCGAAAAACTCATTCGCCAAAACAGCCCCAACTACTACAGCGAGTCGATCCCCACTATTGAAGCTCACGGTCGCATTCTTGCCGAAGACATCCTAGCCGAAAGAGAGAATCCGCCCTTTAATCGCGTCGCTATGGATGGCATTGCGATCAATTATGCTCAATGGCAAAACTCACGTACATCTTTTGAAATCAAAGGCACGCAAGCTGCGGGCCACCCACCTCTAAGTCTCGAAGACCCCAGCACCTGCTTAGAAGCCATGACAGGTGCCGTACTCCCTTCCGGATGTGACTGCGTAATCCCCGTTGAAAGAATTTCTGTCACAAATAACGTAGCGACTCTTGAAGACGGACTCGAACTTCAACAATGGCAAAACGTCCATATCCAAGGCAGCGACCACTCCCAAGGTTTTAAGCTAGCTAGAACTGGCCAAGTACTGAATGCTCCAGAGATCGCCGTTGCCGCCGCCGCTGGTTATGGTCAAGTCAAAGTTGCGAAACTCGCAAAAGTTGCAGTCATCGCAACTGGAGACGAATTGGTCTCAGCTGGTGTCGACATCAAACCCTGGCAAATCAGACGATCCAACACCACTTCTATTGTTGCTTCCTTAAAATCAGCTGGTTATGACGCCAAGGAATATCACTTAAAAGACGATCTAGATGCTCTAAGGGACAAACTCCGAGATTTACTCGAAAGTAACGACATGCTCATCCTAACAGGTGGTGTCAGCATGGGAAAATTTGATTTTGTTCCTCAAGTCCTTAAAGAACTAAGTGTTGAACAGATATTCCACAAGGTCACACAAAGACCTGGCAAACCCCTTTGGTTTGGCACGAGTTCAAATAAAAGTGTCTTTGGTTTACCCGGCAACCCCGTATCAGCACTTATCAATTTTCAGCGCTACATACTGCCTCAATTAAACAGAAGCCAAAACGCGCTTTGCCCTCCACAACTCAAAGCTGAACTCGCAGAAGATTTTACTTTCAAAAAGAACATGACGCGCTTCCTCCCCGTCTGCGTTGAATCAAATGGCCCGAAACTTCTTGCAAGACCACAAAGAACTAATGGTTCCGGTGACTTTGGCTCTTTATCTGGCTCCCACGGTTTCATAGAACTCGAAGCCGAGATAAGCGACTTTAAAAAAGGCCATGTCGCCATTTTTTATCCTTGGTGA
- the moaA gene encoding GTP 3',8-cyclase MoaA, giving the protein MEIFDKFTRPMRDLRLSVIDACNFRCLYCMPPDRDYDFFKKNEMLSVNEAIRLSEIFVQLGVRRIRLTGGEPLLRKDLDQIIAGIAKIPELEDLAITTNASLLADKAQMLKDNGVKRLTISLDAIDPDLFKQMSGGRSSVDQVIKGIDAALNCGFSNTKLNCVIEKGLNESQIIPLTEFARERQLKLRFIEFMDVGNCNQWNLEKVVPSAEVKKIISAKWHLTELEPKFYGEVAKAYQFEDGQGEIGFISSVTQAFCKDCTRARISSDGKLYTCLFCARGTDLLSPMRQDQDDSEIAKLIKNVWEKRTNRYSEERMDALKHPRQHDIVEMFKMGG; this is encoded by the coding sequence ATGGAAATTTTCGATAAATTCACTCGCCCCATGCGCGACCTCCGACTCTCAGTCATTGATGCTTGCAACTTCCGCTGCCTTTACTGCATGCCACCGGATCGTGATTATGATTTTTTCAAAAAGAATGAAATGCTCTCTGTGAACGAAGCCATTCGCTTAAGTGAAATATTCGTCCAGCTCGGTGTAAGACGCATACGACTCACTGGCGGCGAGCCTCTCCTTAGAAAAGACCTTGATCAAATCATTGCGGGCATCGCAAAAATCCCAGAGCTCGAAGACCTAGCAATAACCACCAACGCTAGTTTGCTCGCCGACAAAGCCCAAATGCTTAAGGACAATGGCGTTAAACGACTCACAATTAGCCTTGACGCTATCGATCCAGACCTATTTAAACAAATGTCAGGTGGGCGCAGCTCTGTAGATCAAGTGATTAAAGGCATTGATGCCGCATTGAATTGCGGTTTCAGCAACACGAAGCTCAATTGCGTGATCGAAAAAGGTTTAAATGAAAGCCAAATCATCCCCTTAACTGAATTTGCGCGGGAACGTCAACTCAAGCTACGTTTTATTGAGTTCATGGATGTTGGTAATTGCAATCAATGGAATCTTGAAAAAGTTGTTCCCTCAGCTGAAGTCAAAAAAATCATCTCTGCAAAATGGCATCTCACTGAACTGGAACCTAAATTTTATGGAGAAGTGGCTAAAGCCTACCAATTCGAAGATGGCCAGGGGGAAATTGGCTTCATCTCCTCTGTGACTCAAGCTTTCTGCAAAGATTGTACTAGGGCTCGAATTTCGTCTGATGGTAAACTCTACACCTGCCTCTTTTGCGCCCGAGGCACTGACCTCCTAAGTCCCATGAGACAGGATCAGGACGACTCGGAAATAGCTAAGCTCATCAAAAATGTATGGGAAAAGCGTACGAATCGTTATTCTGAAGAACGCATGGATGCCTTGAAACACCCTCGCCAACACGATATCGTCGAAATGTTTAAGATGGGTGGCTAA
- a CDS encoding thiol-disulfide oxidoreductase DCC family protein gives MKLLIYDGDCGLCHWAVGFLIKRLNKERAQIRFISSTSEAGVYLLTKFNFDPQNLDSLVMYDGEQVLLRSKAVVKALSDCRYLWPLVGGVVSVFPGRDYFYDKVAQNRHKLIKKDACAFDPDFGRFSLGTLEEMREFYPDI, from the coding sequence GTGAAGCTGCTTATATACGATGGTGATTGCGGGCTGTGCCATTGGGCCGTTGGCTTCTTGATTAAACGCTTAAACAAAGAGCGTGCACAGATTCGCTTTATTTCTTCGACTTCTGAAGCTGGAGTTTATTTACTCACAAAATTTAATTTTGACCCTCAGAATTTAGATAGCTTAGTCATGTATGATGGTGAGCAAGTTCTTTTGCGTTCGAAAGCAGTGGTAAAAGCACTAAGTGATTGCCGCTATTTGTGGCCACTTGTAGGTGGTGTTGTAAGTGTATTTCCAGGCCGAGATTATTTTTATGATAAAGTTGCACAAAATCGTCATAAATTAATAAAGAAAGACGCCTGTGCTTTTGATCCAGATTTTGGTCGCTTTAGTTTGGGCACACTCGAAGAGATGAGAGAGTTTTACCCGGATATTTAG
- a CDS encoding bifunctional metallophosphatase/5'-nucleotidase, which yields MKDKLTLVYTTDLHGFLVADSYLTDQKSSHGLIQTASLIKRIRREEKEVIFFDNGDTLSGSLISLRCGEDKRYSNPMVNALNELDCAFSVVGNHEFDFGRKYLDKAVEQSNFPWLGANLVKNRGGNPAFGPAWHIQTTESAKKVAFIGLTTPETAELAHEDAIKGLTFLDPLEVLGPILKEVKDFGVDLIVVSSHGGYDSKTPFWSQEVPEKLDLRSQICEKYPEIDLFITGHTHSLLSDREINGVHTIQAACYGHYLGRIDIEWAEGEVEIQSENIPVKGQRLEKNLLESSRRVLESTVEWLDEPIGESLDDFSFSSSREALMYPSRLMSLVHMVIQDATDCDISAAAFWKLDGWKSGTITRRTILNLVPDNYLHVLSMNGKTLRKALEQSLSFFECDESGDVEPGSRIYTYDIWSGVYYQADLSCKPGRRIKELTYLGEPVSDEQNLKVAFYHFRTNGALGYEMLQDAKLVWQSKKTMRDYLLAFMKKHYELSVPVEFNWKLMSGEEVL from the coding sequence ATGAAAGATAAACTTACCTTAGTCTACACGACGGACTTACATGGTTTTTTAGTGGCGGATAGTTACCTCACTGATCAAAAGTCGAGCCATGGACTTATTCAGACGGCTAGCCTCATTAAGCGTATTAGGCGGGAAGAGAAGGAAGTTATCTTTTTTGATAATGGCGATACTCTATCGGGCTCTTTGATTTCTTTGCGCTGTGGTGAGGACAAGCGTTATTCTAATCCAATGGTTAATGCCCTCAATGAACTGGATTGCGCTTTTTCTGTTGTGGGTAATCATGAATTTGATTTTGGTCGCAAGTATTTAGATAAAGCCGTTGAGCAGTCAAATTTTCCTTGGTTGGGAGCCAATTTAGTAAAAAACCGTGGTGGCAATCCAGCATTTGGTCCTGCCTGGCATATACAAACTACTGAGAGCGCCAAAAAGGTGGCATTCATTGGCTTGACAACTCCTGAAACAGCTGAATTAGCTCATGAAGATGCGATCAAGGGTTTAACTTTTTTAGATCCTCTGGAAGTTTTGGGTCCAATCCTTAAAGAAGTTAAAGATTTTGGTGTGGACTTAATTGTCGTTTCATCTCATGGTGGTTATGATTCTAAGACTCCATTTTGGAGTCAAGAAGTTCCTGAAAAGCTAGATTTACGCTCGCAAATTTGTGAAAAATACCCTGAAATCGATCTTTTTATTACCGGCCATACACATAGCTTATTAAGTGATCGCGAAATTAATGGTGTTCATACAATTCAAGCGGCTTGTTATGGTCATTATCTAGGTCGAATAGATATTGAATGGGCTGAAGGTGAGGTGGAAATTCAATCGGAGAATATCCCTGTTAAAGGCCAACGTTTGGAAAAGAATTTATTGGAATCTTCACGTCGAGTATTAGAAAGCACTGTTGAGTGGTTAGATGAACCGATTGGTGAATCTTTGGATGATTTTTCCTTCTCTTCAAGTCGAGAAGCCTTGATGTATCCAAGTCGTTTGATGAGTTTAGTCCACATGGTGATTCAAGATGCTACTGATTGCGATATTTCTGCAGCGGCCTTTTGGAAATTAGATGGCTGGAAGTCGGGGACTATTACTCGACGCACGATTTTAAATCTAGTTCCAGATAACTACTTACACGTTTTGTCTATGAATGGCAAGACTTTGAGAAAAGCTTTAGAGCAGAGTTTGAGCTTTTTTGAGTGTGATGAATCAGGTGATGTTGAGCCCGGGTCAAGAATTTACACTTATGATATATGGTCGGGAGTCTACTACCAAGCCGATTTGTCCTGTAAGCCCGGAAGGCGTATTAAAGAACTGACTTACTTAGGTGAGCCTGTGAGTGATGAGCAGAATTTGAAAGTTGCCTTTTATCACTTCCGTACCAATGGTGCTTTAGGGTATGAGATGTTGCAAGATGCTAAGTTGGTTTGGCAATCAAAGAAAACCATGCGCGACTATTTATTAGCCTTTATGAAAAAACATTATGAGTTGAGTGTGCCAGTTGAGTTTAACTGGAAACTCATGTCGGGCGAGGAAGTTCTTTAG